A single window of Butyricicoccus intestinisimiae DNA harbors:
- a CDS encoding DUF262 and DUF1524 domain-containing protein codes for MDARKGNIYEILNGNKQFLIPVYQRFYSWDIDQCKRLWNDIVEMQRKGKAGHFVGSIVNIAEQAMPTGVQKYMIIDGQQRMTTLTLLLLALRDYAIKNPGDTTINARRIDNMLLKNEYENGDERYKLLLTETDRDILISLVEEKPIAEGTRSRLIENYNFFANKLADKEIQPAEVYESIGKLQIVNITLDRTVDDAQAIFESLNSTGKELSESDLIRNYVLMGLEPSEQTYVYEHLWRPMEQLFIYETQGSVMDAFFRHYLTMKLSRIPKQGRVYEEFKLYHLNCEFGSIRELCQDLLDYAKYYTNIVFKRNSDTDLKKLYEDIIDLRMEVSYPFLLKIHHDCTEELITSDELKEILKLCISYVLRRAICEIPTNSMNKTFATLKNYIKPDDYLNSVKAFFVMQDTYKEFPDNDKFEGAFVNRDIYNMRARNYILSRLENFENKAPITIENYTIEHIMPQNKNLSLEWQTDLGPEWQEVQKKYLHTIGNLTLTAYNSEMSDRPFLDKMDMPGGFKESALRLNKYVVLQNEWNEKHIQERANELAKKAETIWPYPTLTAAELAPYQAEEKTVQKYSLESYDVNAFTRMLFESLDKRIMNLSPAVKKEYKKLYVAYKLDTNFVDIVFQKQRLRISINMKFSEINDPNGICKDITGLGRWGNGDVELFMEHQDELDQIMEIVKQSYDAQAE; via the coding sequence ATGGATGCACGTAAAGGCAATATCTATGAGATATTAAATGGAAATAAACAGTTTTTGATTCCAGTTTATCAGCGATTTTACAGCTGGGACATTGATCAGTGTAAACGACTTTGGAACGATATTGTAGAGATGCAGAGAAAAGGTAAAGCTGGCCATTTTGTTGGATCTATTGTTAATATTGCTGAGCAGGCAATGCCAACAGGTGTTCAGAAATATATGATTATTGATGGGCAGCAGCGAATGACTACGTTAACTCTTCTTCTCCTGGCTTTGCGCGATTATGCAATAAAGAATCCTGGTGACACAACAATTAATGCTCGTCGTATAGATAATATGCTTCTAAAAAATGAGTACGAAAATGGTGATGAACGGTATAAGTTACTGTTAACCGAAACAGATAGGGACATTCTTATAAGCCTTGTTGAGGAAAAGCCAATTGCAGAAGGTACTCGATCAAGGCTGATTGAAAATTACAACTTTTTCGCTAACAAGCTGGCCGATAAAGAAATTCAGCCTGCAGAGGTATACGAGTCAATTGGAAAATTACAGATTGTTAATATCACGTTAGACCGTACTGTAGACGATGCACAGGCAATTTTTGAAAGCTTGAACTCTACCGGTAAGGAACTTTCAGAATCTGATTTGATTCGTAACTATGTTTTGATGGGATTAGAGCCATCAGAGCAAACCTATGTATATGAGCATCTCTGGCGGCCTATGGAACAACTGTTTATTTATGAAACGCAAGGATCTGTAATGGATGCTTTTTTCCGCCATTACTTAACCATGAAGCTTTCTCGTATTCCAAAGCAAGGACGTGTATATGAAGAGTTCAAGTTGTATCACTTGAACTGCGAATTTGGAAGTATTAGAGAACTGTGTCAAGATTTGCTGGACTACGCAAAATATTACACTAACATCGTATTTAAGCGAAACTCTGACACGGATTTAAAGAAGTTATATGAAGATATTATCGATTTGAGAATGGAAGTATCTTATCCATTCTTACTGAAGATTCATCATGACTGTACCGAAGAACTGATAACATCAGATGAGTTGAAGGAAATTCTGAAGCTTTGTATTAGCTATGTCCTGAGACGTGCAATTTGCGAAATTCCGACTAATTCGATGAACAAGACCTTTGCAACGTTGAAGAATTATATTAAACCAGATGATTACCTGAATTCTGTTAAGGCATTCTTTGTAATGCAGGATACTTATAAAGAATTCCCGGATAACGATAAGTTTGAAGGTGCATTCGTAAATCGTGATATTTATAATATGCGTGCTAGAAATTATATTCTAAGTCGCTTGGAAAATTTTGAAAACAAAGCTCCAATTACTATAGAAAATTACACCATTGAGCATATTATGCCGCAAAACAAAAATCTTTCTTTGGAGTGGCAAACTGATCTTGGCCCTGAGTGGCAGGAGGTACAGAAGAAATATTTACATACAATTGGCAATCTTACTTTGACTGCATATAATTCCGAGATGAGTGACAGGCCTTTCTTGGATAAGATGGATATGCCGGGTGGATTTAAGGAAAGTGCACTTAGGCTTAATAAATATGTGGTTTTGCAGAATGAATGGAATGAGAAACACATCCAAGAGAGAGCAAATGAATTAGCAAAGAAAGCAGAAACTATTTGGCCATATCCAACTTTAACAGCTGCAGAACTAGCACCATATCAAGCAGAAGAAAAAACAGTGCAGAAGTATTCCTTAGAATCATATGATGTTAATGCTTTTACAAGAATGCTGTTTGAGTCTTTGGATAAGCGTATTATGAACTTATCTCCAGCGGTGAAGAAGGAATATAAAAAGTTGTATGTTGCTTATAAGCTGGATACTAATTTTGTTGATATTGTCTTCCAGAAACAAAGATTGCGTATTTCGATTAATATGAAGTTTTCAGAGATTAATGATCCTAACGGTATCTGCAAGGATATCACAGGTTTAGGTCGTTGGGGAAATGGTGATGTAGAATTGTTTATGGAGCATCAGGATGAATTAGATCAAATCATGGAAATTGTGAAGCAATCCTATGATGCACAGGCAGAATAA
- a CDS encoding type I restriction endonuclease subunit R: MPNLFTEDTYEQAIIELFENMGYDHLYAPDFDRDYTSPILDSILRDSLVRINRGLPVEAIDEALAKLKNFDTGSLLQKNMIFMDYLQNGVTVKFFVKGEEQSSIVRLIDYQNIKNNSFYVVNQFTFLENGNNRRPDIILFINGLPLVLMELKSPAKDEVGAENAYHQIRNYMQDIPSIFYYNAICVISDLSTNKAGTITSGLDRFMEWKTKDGNYEDTAYASFETFYEGMFKKERLLDILKNFILFSGISNSRFKVLAGYHQYFAVRKAIEKAKVATKTDGKGGVFWHTQGSGKSLSMVFYAHLLQDALDSPTIVVMTDRIDLDDQLYAQFSQCADFLRQTPVQAESKEHLKSLLDGRSANGIIFTTMFKFERGEKALSERRNIVVMADEAHRGQYGFDEKIVMSENENGEKEAHTVIGNARVIHDALPNATFIGFTGTPISAKDRNTREVFGDYIDVYDMTQAVEDGATRPVYYESRVVHLKLDENTLALIDSTYDVLEQQSDAQTIEKSKKMLGQMESVLGADSTIESLCDDIVEHYEKYRANLLTGKAMIVAYSRPIAMKIYRRILKIRPTWTDKVGVVMTGGNNDPEDWKEIIGTKAHKEELARKFKDNNDPMKIAIVVDMWLTGFDVPSLATMYVYKPMHGYNLMQAIARVNRVFKDKEGGLIVDYVGIASALKAAMKEYTKRDQSKYGDMNIAKMAYPKFQEKLQVCKDLLHGFDFSGFVGGSPLTMAKLITGGVNFILDASVPERKDLFLKEAMLLKQSHSLCSSMTTEQERHEAAYMEALRSTVIKITYGGTGGKSLSLTEINDQINELLKAAVQSEGVISLFDSSKSGGENFSLFDPAVLDEISRMKEKNIAVEILKKLMAEQVALYKRTNVVQSQKFSEKIAQLMNSYYNGLITNEEVIKELLKTAEEIANLYKNGQELGLSQEELAFYDALTKPEHIKDFYKNDELIALTRELTEMLRKNRTIDWQKKETARAQMRKMVKRLLKKYKYPPEDYDFAISTVISQCELWTDNVEPRKEEKLYKYVSEIELSKVAEDTVSYGEKK, translated from the coding sequence ATGCCAAATTTATTTACAGAGGATACATATGAACAGGCAATCATTGAATTGTTTGAAAACATGGGCTATGACCACCTCTACGCTCCGGATTTTGATAGAGATTATACCAGTCCGATTCTGGATTCTATTCTGAGAGATAGTTTGGTGCGTATCAACCGTGGTCTGCCTGTAGAAGCTATTGATGAGGCACTGGCCAAATTAAAGAATTTTGATACCGGAAGCCTGCTGCAGAAGAATATGATATTCATGGATTATCTGCAAAATGGCGTCACGGTTAAGTTCTTTGTGAAGGGCGAGGAGCAATCGTCGATTGTACGTTTGATTGATTATCAAAATATAAAGAATAACTCTTTTTATGTGGTAAATCAGTTTACATTTCTTGAAAATGGAAATAACCGTCGTCCGGATATTATTCTATTCATAAATGGATTGCCGCTTGTTTTGATGGAATTAAAGAGTCCAGCAAAAGATGAAGTGGGAGCAGAGAATGCATACCATCAGATTCGCAACTATATGCAGGATATTCCATCTATCTTTTATTACAACGCAATCTGTGTAATTAGTGATTTGTCTACGAATAAAGCAGGAACGATCACTTCCGGATTAGATCGCTTTATGGAATGGAAAACAAAAGACGGTAATTACGAAGATACTGCGTATGCGTCCTTTGAAACTTTCTATGAGGGTATGTTCAAAAAGGAACGTTTACTTGATATTTTGAAGAATTTTATTCTTTTCTCAGGCATTAGCAATAGTCGTTTCAAAGTATTAGCCGGATATCATCAATATTTCGCAGTCCGCAAAGCAATCGAAAAAGCAAAGGTAGCAACTAAGACCGACGGCAAGGGTGGCGTGTTCTGGCATACACAGGGCTCTGGTAAGTCATTATCTATGGTTTTCTATGCACATTTATTGCAGGATGCATTAGACAGTCCAACAATCGTAGTTATGACAGACCGTATTGATTTGGATGATCAGCTTTATGCACAGTTCTCACAATGCGCAGATTTTTTGCGTCAGACACCGGTACAAGCAGAGAGTAAGGAACATTTGAAGTCACTTCTTGATGGCAGAAGTGCGAATGGAATCATATTTACTACGATGTTTAAGTTTGAGCGTGGAGAGAAAGCTTTATCGGAACGTAGAAACATTGTTGTTATGGCAGACGAAGCACATCGTGGGCAGTATGGTTTTGATGAGAAAATCGTTATGTCAGAGAATGAAAACGGTGAAAAGGAAGCGCATACGGTAATTGGTAATGCCCGTGTTATTCATGACGCATTGCCGAATGCTACATTTATTGGCTTTACTGGTACACCGATCTCAGCTAAAGACAGAAATACTCGTGAGGTTTTTGGTGACTATATCGATGTTTATGATATGACACAGGCAGTGGAAGATGGCGCTACTCGTCCGGTTTATTATGAAAGTCGTGTGGTTCATCTAAAGTTAGATGAGAATACGCTGGCGTTAATTGATTCCACTTATGATGTCTTGGAGCAACAATCCGACGCGCAAACGATTGAGAAGAGCAAAAAGATGCTTGGCCAGATGGAAAGCGTACTGGGAGCAGATTCTACGATTGAATCTCTTTGTGATGATATCGTTGAACATTATGAAAAATACAGAGCAAATCTTCTGACAGGTAAAGCTATGATTGTGGCGTATTCTCGTCCGATTGCAATGAAAATTTACCGCCGTATCTTAAAAATTAGACCTACATGGACAGATAAAGTGGGTGTGGTCATGACTGGCGGTAACAATGATCCAGAAGATTGGAAAGAGATTATCGGAACCAAAGCGCACAAGGAAGAACTCGCGAGGAAATTTAAAGATAATAACGATCCGATGAAAATAGCCATTGTTGTAGATATGTGGCTTACCGGATTTGATGTACCTTCTTTGGCTACCATGTATGTGTACAAGCCAATGCATGGCTATAACTTGATGCAGGCAATAGCTCGTGTTAACCGTGTATTCAAGGATAAAGAAGGCGGATTGATCGTTGACTATGTTGGAATTGCGTCAGCTCTAAAGGCGGCGATGAAAGAATATACGAAGCGCGATCAGTCTAAATATGGTGACATGAATATTGCAAAGATGGCCTATCCGAAGTTTCAAGAAAAGCTGCAGGTCTGCAAGGATTTACTGCATGGCTTTGATTTTAGCGGCTTTGTAGGTGGCTCTCCGCTTACAATGGCTAAGCTTATTACGGGTGGTGTAAACTTTATTCTCGATGCAAGTGTACCAGAAAGAAAAGATTTGTTCTTGAAGGAAGCTATGCTTTTGAAACAGTCTCATTCGCTTTGTTCCAGTATGACAACAGAACAGGAAAGGCATGAAGCAGCTTATATGGAAGCTTTGCGCTCTACGGTTATTAAAATCACTTACGGTGGTACTGGTGGAAAGAGCCTGTCGCTTACTGAGATTAACGATCAAATCAATGAACTTTTGAAAGCGGCAGTACAGAGCGAAGGTGTCATCAGCTTATTTGACAGCAGCAAAAGTGGCGGTGAAAATTTCAGCTTGTTTGATCCGGCTGTCTTGGATGAAATCTCTAGAATGAAGGAAAAGAATATAGCTGTTGAGATTTTGAAAAAACTTATGGCTGAGCAGGTGGCCCTATATAAGAGAACAAATGTGGTGCAGTCACAAAAATTCTCAGAAAAGATAGCGCAACTGATGAACTCCTATTATAACGGATTAATCACCAATGAAGAAGTTATTAAAGAATTGCTTAAAACTGCGGAGGAAATTGCAAATCTCTATAAGAATGGTCAAGAGTTGGGACTTTCGCAAGAAGAGCTGGCATTTTATGATGCACTTACAAAACCAGAGCATATCAAGGATTTTTACAAGAATGATGAATTGATTGCTCTGACAAGAGAACTTACAGAAATGCTTCGTAAAAATCGCACTATCGATTGGCAGAAAAAAGAAACCGCTAGAGCACAAATGCGAAAGATGGTTAAGCGACTCCTTAAGAAATATAAGTATCCTCCGGAAGATTACGATTTTGCAATAAGTACAGTAATTAGTCAGTGTGAGCTTTGGACAGATAATGTGGAACCACGAAAAGAGGAAAAGCTATATAAATATGTGTCTGAAATAGAACTAAGCAAGGTGGCAGAAGATACGGTTTCTTACGGAGAAAAGAAGTAA
- a CDS encoding restriction endonuclease subunit S, with the protein MTEWRKRCLGEITSFMSKGIPPKYVERENENTVRVLNQKCNRNFEINYEESRLHDCSKKKVPADKMLQPGDVLINSTGTGTAGRVAQLYDVPTPTTIDGHMILLRPTEEIDSIYYGYAVKAFQPKIETLAEGSTGQTEINRKRLQEEIVISFPEEKETQERIARFLLNIDEKIKVNGKINKNLEQQAEALFKAWFLDYIPWNGSVPDSWIDGKLGDFADIKRGGSPRPIQKYLSDSGLRWLKISDVTSLQTPFVIDIKDHIIEDGLKKTVFLKEGSLILSNSATPGIPKILDVDSCIHDGWLYFPKSKFSREYLYLYFKYIRQHLVNLSNGSVFNNLKTDILKNYPTILPDKETLHRFDAIVYPMFLEMQNRTRESHKLAAMRDALLPKLMSGELDVSDIDL; encoded by the coding sequence ATGACAGAGTGGAGGAAAAGATGTTTAGGCGAAATCACATCATTTATGTCTAAAGGCATTCCACCTAAATATGTAGAAAGAGAAAATGAGAATACAGTTCGTGTGTTAAATCAGAAATGTAATCGAAATTTTGAAATCAATTATGAGGAATCAAGATTACATGACTGTTCAAAAAAGAAAGTACCAGCTGATAAAATGCTTCAACCAGGAGATGTGCTGATTAACTCTACTGGTACTGGAACTGCTGGTCGTGTTGCTCAATTGTATGATGTGCCAACACCAACAACAATAGATGGACATATGATACTTCTTCGTCCAACCGAGGAAATTGATTCTATTTATTATGGGTATGCGGTTAAAGCGTTTCAACCTAAAATTGAAACGCTTGCGGAAGGCTCAACCGGTCAGACTGAAATAAATCGAAAAAGATTGCAGGAAGAAATTGTGATTTCTTTTCCAGAAGAAAAAGAAACTCAAGAGCGCATCGCTCGCTTTCTGTTGAATATAGATGAAAAAATAAAAGTGAATGGTAAGATAAACAAGAATTTAGAGCAGCAAGCAGAAGCTCTTTTCAAAGCATGGTTCCTTGATTATATTCCATGGAACGGTAGTGTGCCTGATTCTTGGATTGATGGAAAACTGGGTGATTTCGCGGATATTAAGCGTGGTGGTTCACCCAGACCAATTCAAAAGTACTTATCTGATTCAGGTTTACGATGGCTTAAAATTTCAGATGTAACAAGCCTTCAAACGCCATTTGTTATCGACATCAAGGATCACATAATTGAAGATGGACTAAAAAAGACCGTCTTTCTTAAAGAAGGATCGCTCATACTTTCTAATAGTGCAACTCCAGGCATACCTAAAATCCTTGATGTTGATAGCTGCATTCATGACGGATGGCTTTACTTCCCAAAATCAAAATTTTCACGGGAATATCTATATTTATATTTTAAGTACATTCGCCAGCATTTGGTTAATCTCAGTAATGGAAGTGTTTTTAATAATCTAAAAACGGATATTCTGAAAAATTATCCAACAATATTGCCTGATAAGGAAACACTTCATCGCTTTGATGCTATCGTATATCCTATGTTTTTGGAAATGCAAAATCGTACTCGTGAATCGCACAAACTTGCAGCTATGCGAGATGCGCTACTGCCTAAGTTGATGTCCGGCGAGCTTGATGTTTCCGACATCGACCTTTAA
- the xerA gene encoding site-specific tyrosine recombinase/integron integrase, giving the protein MKQQIISEVVQQMLPHLDNAQMQQLQKVLENALFGCEITAQSEKNETDDNPKLIDSFVSAKRIEGCSEKTLKYYRTTIETMVASIDKGIRHIQTEDLRSYLTDYQSKNQSSRVTIDNIRRILSSFFSWLEDEDYILKSPVRRIHKVKTATNIKETYTDEDLEKMRDSCTELRDLAMIDMLASTGMRIGEMVLLNKADINFNERECVVFGKGDKERIVYFDARTKIHLQNYIDSRTDENPALFVTLRAPHERIKIGGIESRLREMGKQLDIQKVHPHKFRRTLATMAIDKGMPIEQLQQLLGHKRIDTTLQYAMVKQSNVKLAHKKYIG; this is encoded by the coding sequence ATGAAACAGCAAATTATTTCAGAGGTGGTGCAGCAAATGCTGCCACACCTCGACAATGCACAAATGCAGCAGCTGCAAAAAGTGCTTGAAAATGCACTGTTTGGCTGTGAGATCACGGCGCAGTCAGAGAAGAACGAAACAGACGATAACCCAAAGCTGATAGATTCTTTTGTTTCGGCAAAGCGGATTGAAGGTTGTTCAGAGAAAACGCTGAAATATTACCGCACAACCATTGAAACGATGGTAGCTTCGATAGACAAAGGTATCCGTCACATTCAGACTGAGGATTTGCGTTCTTATCTGACAGATTATCAGAGCAAGAACCAGTCCAGTCGTGTGACGATAGATAATATCCGCAGGATTTTGTCCAGCTTTTTCTCTTGGCTGGAGGACGAGGATTATATTTTGAAAAGTCCTGTTCGCCGTATCCATAAGGTGAAAACAGCAACCAACATCAAGGAAACCTATACAGATGAGGACTTGGAGAAAATGCGTGACAGCTGTACAGAACTTCGGGACTTGGCGATGATTGATATGCTGGCTTCTACCGGAATGCGTATCGGTGAAATGGTTTTGCTGAACAAAGCGGACATCAATTTCAATGAGCGTGAATGTGTGGTTTTCGGTAAGGGTGATAAGGAACGCATTGTCTACTTTGATGCTCGGACAAAGATTCATCTGCAAAACTATATCGACAGTCGAACAGATGAAAACCCGGCACTTTTTGTTACTTTGCGTGCTCCACATGAGAGAATCAAGATAGGCGGTATCGAATCTCGCCTGCGTGAAATGGGCAAGCAGTTAGATATACAAAAAGTCCATCCGCATAAGTTCCGAAGAACACTTGCTACGATGGCGATTGATAAAGGAATGCCGATTGAGCAGTTACAGCAGCTCTTGGGGCATAAACGAATAGATACGACCTTGCAGTACGCAATGGTCAAACAGAGCAATGTTAAATTGGCTCACAAGAAATACATAGGTTAA
- a CDS encoding restriction endonuclease subunit S has product MGVFRLNKNLEQQAEAIFQSILSNAVTTVNLGEIADVKGGKRLPKGVNLIDIQNTHPYIRVRDLNNVLFASLTPDYAYVDEETQKSISRYIVSTGDVLISIVGTIGLTAIVDSTLDKANLTENCVKVTNLKHITPEYLLLYLRSQLGREAITKGTVGAVQQKLPIKNIQAIPIPLLSEKDKNTLLCTLDSIFAEISINVIQSAKLSSLRDTLLPRLMSGELDVSDIDL; this is encoded by the coding sequence GTGGGAGTATTTAGGTTAAACAAGAATTTAGAGCAGCAAGCAGAAGCGATTTTTCAATCAATCCTTAGCAACGCTGTCACGACCGTTAATCTCGGCGAAATTGCAGATGTGAAAGGTGGAAAGCGATTACCTAAAGGTGTCAATCTTATAGATATACAAAACACACATCCATATATTAGAGTACGAGACTTAAATAATGTCCTATTTGCCTCTCTTACTCCTGATTACGCCTATGTTGACGAAGAGACACAAAAAAGTATTTCCCGTTACATAGTTTCTACGGGAGATGTTCTGATCTCGATTGTTGGAACAATCGGTCTAACAGCTATTGTAGATTCAACCTTGGATAAAGCCAATCTGACCGAGAATTGCGTCAAAGTAACAAACTTAAAGCATATAACACCAGAATATCTATTGCTGTATCTTCGATCTCAATTAGGAAGAGAAGCTATTACTAAAGGTACAGTAGGTGCTGTACAACAGAAGTTGCCGATTAAAAATATACAAGCTATTCCTATTCCGCTATTAAGCGAAAAGGATAAAAATACTCTGCTCTGCACCCTTGATTCTATTTTTGCCGAAATATCAATTAATGTTATTCAATCCGCAAAGCTTTCTTCTTTGCGTGATACTCTGTTGCCAAGATTGATGTCCGGCGAGCTTGATGTCTCTGACATCGACCTCTAA
- a CDS encoding restriction endonuclease subunit S produces MKSEWIKKKLSDIADFNPRETIKKGAIAKKIPMDVLRPFYRDIPYYVEECFSGGTKFRNGDTIMARITPCLENGKTAQVSILNDGEVGFGSTEYIVFRAKEGITDKDYLYYLVCSPEIREPSIKSMVGSSGRQRVQTDVVRNLEIDVPPLVDQEKIGSFLKSFDDKIALNDKINKNLTV; encoded by the coding sequence ATGAAATCTGAATGGATAAAAAAGAAGCTCTCTGATATTGCAGATTTCAATCCCAGAGAAACAATAAAAAAAGGTGCTATAGCTAAGAAAATCCCTATGGATGTACTCCGCCCATTTTATCGAGATATTCCATATTATGTTGAAGAATGTTTTTCTGGTGGCACAAAATTCCGTAATGGAGATACGATTATGGCACGAATTACGCCGTGCTTAGAAAATGGGAAAACAGCGCAGGTCTCAATCTTAAATGATGGAGAGGTCGGGTTTGGCTCAACGGAATATATTGTGTTCCGAGCAAAAGAAGGAATTACTGATAAGGATTACTTGTACTACCTTGTTTGTAGCCCGGAAATAAGAGAACCGTCAATAAAATCTATGGTCGGTTCATCTGGACGACAGCGTGTGCAGACTGATGTTGTAAGGAATCTTGAAATTGATGTGCCTCCATTAGTTGATCAAGAAAAAATCGGCTCATTTTTGAAGTCGTTTGATGATAAAATCGCACTCAATGATAAGATAAACAAGAATTTAACGGTTTAG
- a CDS encoding PIN domain-containing protein — MSSSNEITYCLIFDTNALFQAYEKKADFTTFSFNSTFENVIDMINQLDIYNQVTVAIPSVVWNEMEKQIIEKHDELLSTYKSTISKKRFPEYSIQENPDINYPEYIKNKIVEYKKEISVGLNKIIELPIASNNRFESIINRAFSKLPPFEGKDKKSDKGFKDALLWESILEFSLTHRNSKIIYYSKDNAFGGFLLNEFAENVSDSSLFICKNESEVKVQLEAWAKEIDKYSYQPIEEFDENQEIIDWLNSGDFLVQIIDRNFGLVEKGRLITSTTAHLISIDNIESLNSDENAIEYYIEAVLQFIYELKDGGKTQDTINVGINVKMLDDGTYSVEDAYRTDEDETESES, encoded by the coding sequence ATGAGCTCAAGCAATGAAATAACGTATTGTTTGATTTTTGATACGAATGCTCTGTTTCAAGCATATGAAAAGAAAGCAGATTTCACAACGTTTAGCTTTAATTCAACATTTGAAAATGTAATTGATATGATTAATCAACTTGACATATATAATCAGGTAACCGTAGCAATTCCATCTGTTGTATGGAATGAAATGGAGAAGCAGATTATAGAAAAGCATGATGAATTGCTTTCAACTTATAAAAGTACGATATCAAAGAAACGATTTCCTGAATATTCTATTCAAGAAAATCCGGACATAAACTATCCGGAATACATAAAAAATAAGATTGTGGAATACAAAAAAGAGATTTCAGTAGGATTGAATAAAATTATAGAGCTTCCGATTGCTTCTAATAATAGGTTTGAAAGTATAATAAATCGAGCATTTAGTAAATTACCTCCTTTTGAGGGAAAAGACAAAAAGTCTGATAAAGGATTTAAGGATGCGCTATTATGGGAAAGTATTTTGGAATTTTCATTAACGCATCGCAACTCGAAAATTATATATTATTCCAAAGACAATGCTTTTGGAGGATTTCTGCTAAATGAGTTTGCAGAAAATGTATCAGATTCATCACTGTTCATATGCAAAAATGAAAGTGAAGTTAAGGTACAGTTAGAAGCGTGGGCAAAGGAAATTGACAAATATTCCTATCAACCAATTGAAGAGTTTGATGAAAACCAGGAAATTATTGATTGGTTAAACTCTGGAGATTTTCTCGTGCAGATAATCGATCGAAATTTTGGACTTGTTGAAAAAGGACGGTTGATTACTTCAACTACAGCTCATTTGATTAGTATTGATAATATTGAATCCTTGAATTCGGACGAGAATGCAATTGAATATTATATTGAAGCAGTATTGCAGTTTATATATGAATTGAAAGATGGAGGAAAAACACAGGACACAATCAACGTAGGCATAAATGTTAAGATGCTGGATGATGGTACTTATTCGGTTGAAGATGCGTATAGAACGGATGAAGACGAAACTGAAAGTGAGAGTTAG